The Plasmodium chabaudi chabaudi strain AS genome assembly, chromosome: 4 nucleotide sequence GTGGCATTGTTCGAATAAATAAGTGTGATGATGAAAAggacgaaaaaaatgatgaacttgaaaatagtaataaacaTGAAGTCGAAAGACTAAAACCTGGGTATAAATTAGTTAGAGAAAATCATGagatatatacattaattgatgcaaaaaatgaaataaaagaagagttaaataataaattagaaATGTTGTCAAAAAAATCTttagtattaaaaaatactataccgtcattaaaaaatatttataagtatGGTAAAATAACttgcaaaaataataaaaggtCTATAAGAGCTGGTTTTACCATTACAAATAGTTGtcttgaaaaaaaaaaaaaagctttTCAtgatcatttaaaaaaattacaagaTAAAAGTacaaactttttaaaaaaattagatgaagaacgaaataaatatcaaaattatttagaaaaaaaaaataatgaaatacaaaatatggTTAAGTTAAGTAATAGGAATCCAGGATTGTCTTTAGATTATTATGTTGATAAATTAGATTCATttaaatgtttattttttacaaaagaTAATTTAATAGATATTGAAAAACAGTTAGAAATTCCACATTCACAATTAAAATCagaaaatatgttttcattaattgaaaaaaataaattagaaatattaaattcaaaaaatcgaataaatggaatatctcaaaaaatacaaacagAGTTTCAACGtttgtttaatttaaatacagAAATACCAGTATATCCAGCTCAATTTAAAGactttttacaaaaaagaatgtataataaacaaaaaatagaacCATCAAATGATGAATCAGAAAATTTACCTATTTCAACACCTACTAGAcgacaaaaatatttcaaaatacTTCCCtttacttatttatatatgaatatggatataacgtatcaaaaaaattttatgagAAAAGACACATTACATCAAAAATGGGAATTAAAAACGGTTTCTATTCGTTCagtatatttatgtatccATACgcattcaaataatatacaaaatgaaCAAGCCAGTGACATTAGGCAAATTAAAGACAAACAGAAAGAAAGTCTTATCACCTCGAATCgtgaaaaagaagaaatgaATGAAAGTAATATGAATTCAAATTTGCATGGCAGTAATAAGACAGTGAATAGTATGGCCAATGATATCGAGTCTATTATATGCCTCAGTAATGTAAGAGTAAAAGAATTTACAGATCCAGATATAACgaatataacaattttagaaaaacGGAATAATCCTTATGGTATAGAAATAACAGagtataatgataaaaatgatttggTTGGTTATTGGTTAttaacaaatgaaaataaatctgaaataaaaaatttattagaaATCATAattgatattaaaaataaaaataaagatagtACACCTATCCCATCTTTTCATcctaaaataaatatgaataatgcattttttaattacaatcaaaataatattaatactatttataaacattttgCTTCAAGTATTGATGAACATtcatatttacattttttaaaaaattcaataagttttaaatcatatgaaaataatgaatatataaaaaaagacgaTCTTGATCCTATAGAGGGAAGTAATAATGGCAGTATAGACATAgacaataatataaatttgcctaatttaaaatttttacaaacaTCAGGGAataatttcaaaaattCTGATTTATTTAGTCAACATACAGAAGGGGGAAGTAAAAAAAGTGGATCTGGCACTCGATTAAAAACACAAAGAGATGCAGAGAGCATAACAaagtttgaaaaaataaatgaatatgaaattaataatattttttcaaatgaaGAATgtcaaaaatatgaaaattcgAATGGATTTATTGGTGAAGAAAATACAGATGTAGATTCtaaacttaaaaatatatatgcacaaatattagaaaataaagaaaacaaaggaactattttaaaaaatttacctGACAATTTAGATGTATGGGGAAATCGAAGTCCTGATACtagtataaatattacaaagaaaaatatagttaatgaagaaaaacaTTATCTTCCTTTAAGTATAgaatcaaattttttaagcaACTATTTAGATGCAACTCCTTGTAATAATGGTACTATAAATAGTTTGGCAATAAACACACTCTTAtgtgataatataattggAAAAAAGAATGTCAAAGTAAGCTCTACAAACATGTTATCTAATGCTGATCtagtaaaaaattacaccactcaaaatgaagaagatgTAAATagatttttacaaaaaataaacaatacAAGTAGTGATACATCAAAAGAGAAAATCGATTTGgttagtaaaaaaaaggatGATTCAAACAGggtaaatatacataaggATAGTTCACCTGAAATAAacgaaaaagaaaacaaaaattggaatagtccaaacaataataacaaCATAAATAGAAACACACTTTTCAGTGAAGTTcctaaattatttaaggTTGCCCATTTTGATAATAGCACAGCAATTGGAGATACTAAACCAAATAATGAACAGACTAACGAAATGAATACATTTTGCAACAATGCAAATTGCGAAGAAAAGAATGAAGACACTAAGGAGGTTTTACTTAACGAAACAATTCCAAACGAGCAagctaaaaataataaagcaaACATAAACACGTTTGGTATCAAAAACAAGGGGGAAAATAcagtaaaaaatgattctAACCATGATggaacaaaatattatttacatgagcaagataaaaaaagtattaacAAACCTAATAACAAAACTGTTTATAcagataaaaaaacaaaagaagATAATTTGGGGATTGGTGAAAATGTAAAAGGGgatgatgataaaataaaagtactAGTAccaaataatacaaatataaataaattacaaaataatacaaaaattaaagataaACCAATAATACCTTcatgtattaaaaataatataaatgttgttaaaaatataaaagacggagaaaaaaaaacagaaaatttatctaaaaaatttatttcttcatttgataaaattcataaaatcCCTCCTcttgtgaaaaaaaaaaaaaatacaattccTGATAATTCGAATAAGTTgcataacaattttaaaaacgtaaaaaataaaatgatagATGACGAAACAAACAATCAAGTTACAGAAACATTTATCAATCGAGTTTTAAGTCAAATAGGAAACAAAAAAGTTGGAGCTTAATAATAGAACACGTTCAcgtaattaataaaattattgtaaACTTCACAAAGAATTATATCGAAAATGTGTATTCATTCTTTAAATAAGCAACATCAAAATCGCTATAAATCAATTATGCATTATTTTGGTTCTATTTTTGAGAATTTGGCCTGTGAATGTTTcatactattttattatatgatttgTTTTGATACTctaaaatgataaatcaTAGGACTCTTtttaaatgcatatattaaaccTTCGTTTCGTGGCCTGACCCATCAGTTTTATACGTatgattaatttttttaatttgtgcatgcatatttttttgctcGAACTTGTGCACAGCATGCTGTGTAAttatctttaaaaaaaagttcatatacaatttgataaataaaaaattggataattagtttaatttaattaggTTAAATTTAGTAAGCAtgaattgtttttattatttttttagaaaaataaaaacagcTTTATATgcgcaaaaaaaatggtgtgaaacataaattttatgcaATTTCATGAAAcaagaaaatgatgaatttAGTATAGGTGTATTTGTAAATTGTAAAACATATTGAATTATGCATTTCAGAAGAAACGAGAACATGAATCAGTTTTTAATAAGCAATATAGTTTGCTCTGCTATCTCATATGTGTTGTCGTGAATTGCTGTGTGCCTTCCATCTTGTGTTTTGCACATATTTACTTTTCAAATTCACGAACTTCTAAAAAAGATTGTgaaaaataacatttttaggCGTATGGATTTCTTGGTTGCTTGTCCATACTGCTTGGATTTCGTATGGTTTCATCAATTGACAATATTAAACATGCAGCTTCAGTAGCACTATAAATtacatttctttttattttagtaacctcaaaaatacaattaGAATATGCATTAATAATATCGCCTTCTAAGCAATCAACTCCATACCATATATCATTAGTTTCTTCggaatgtttttttcttaatttgtttaatatatctGTAGAATCGTATCCAGCATTATGAGATAAATATCTTGGAATGGATTCTAATGCTTTAGCAAAAGCATATAAAACTATTTGTTCTTTATTACAAATTGATCTACtatatattcttaaatGTTTTGATAGTTGCATTTCAATAGATCCAGCACCTGGTACAATTTCTGAATTACCTATACATCTTAAAACAATCATAATTGCATCATTTATGGATCTTTCAACTTCTTCTATAAATTGTTTTGCACCACCTCTTAAAATTATAGTAACAGCTTTTGTTTTCAAACattctttaaatatgttatatcTTTCATTACCTATTTGTACTTCTTCAAATAAACCACAATTTCCTAATATGgattcatttaaattaaataatgatgttTGAATAACAGCTCCTGTTGCAGTTGCTGTTCTTTTTAAATCTGCATCTTCAACTCTACCTgcacaaaatatatcatgGTCAGCAAAAAATTGTGTAGCTATATCTCCTATAGGAAGTCTagataaaacaatatttgctccgctattttttattaaatttaatttttgaaagATAATATCCCATTCAGCTTGAACTAttgaattatattcatttggATTATCAATTCTTACTTCtgcattttctttttcagcTTTTAATTCTAATTCtacatttaataataatattttagggttgttaaattttttaggTTGTTGTTCAAACCCTGCATAggaaaatgtttttttaaaagcaaCACCATAAATTAATTGGGTATCTAAACACGATCCACCtgttactttttttatacctATATTAGATTTATCTAAATTATCTCCTAACTGATAAGCAGCATTAACTACTAGCTCTGCAAAAAAACTTTTATGGTTTGATATTAATTTGGAGTTTAATGCTGTTTGTGcacattttaataatatattttttttttcttcttcattcTTATTTACAAAACTTAAACTcaaatcatttaatttgtttatagaTACATTACATGCATTTCTGAACCCGTCAATAATCATATTTGGTTCAATTCCATCGTTCAATAATACTTTAGCTTCATTAAGCAATTCACCAGCAACTACAACAACAGAAGTTGTACCATCTCCAACTTCATCATCTTGAGACTTTGCAATATCAACTAATATAGATGCAGCTGGATgagatatatttaataggTTCATTACTGTAGCTCCATCATTAGTTATTGTTACATCTCTTTCGGTATAAATAAGTTTATCCATACCTCTTGGTCCTAATGTCGTTTTTACAATATCAACAATTACCTGACATGCATTGATGTTTCGAATTATTTGACTTTTGCCCTGAGCTTTATCTGTTCCATCTTTTAGGAGCACAATGGGAAGAGACTATAAATAAGAGAAACAAAGAAGGAATGTACTTGTATGCATTCACATATTGAAGGGGaatagagaaaaaaaaaatattcacaaGAAATGCGGATCCATAAGCTGGTTCCTATTTATACAAACACATACCATTAAATGACTCATCgtggaaaaatattttatattatgatatttatataatatttaaaggaGTATAATAACTCTATAATATTCAAGAGGTATTTAGCTTTATAATTTGTCACCTTCAAATTGTACGCATAAACAtgttatgttttattagCGTATTTGATagtttttgttatttttatgaattaggaaaataatatggaaaataaaatataaatttatttgaattatttttttctctacTTAAATTTGAGAAAAATAGCTttcatcaaaaaaattaaaaaatcatgaaaaaaaaaggaagcaattttttaaataagtattccgtttatttttttcgtattcatgtttatcatttatttttcttatttgtttgatgttttattttattgctatttttgtatatatacccACAATA carries:
- a CDS encoding T-complex protein 1 subunit eta, putative is translated as MSHLMSLPIVLLKDGTDKAQGKSQIIRNINACQVIVDIVKTTLGPRGMDKLIYTERDVTITNDGATVMNLLNISHPAASILVDIAKSQDDEVGDGTTSVVVVAGELLNEAKVLLNDGIEPNMIIDGFRNACNVSINKLNDLSLSFVNKNEEEKKNILLKCAQTALNSKLISNHKSFFAELVVNAAYQLGDNLDKSNIGIKKVTGGSCLDTQLIYGVAFKKTFSYAGFEQQPKKFNNPKILLLNVELELKAEKENAEVRIDNPNEYNSIVQAEWDIIFQKLNLIKNSGANIVLSRLPIGDIATQFFADHDIFCAGRVEDADLKRTATATGAVIQTSLFNLNESILGNCGLFEEVQIGNERYNIFKECLKTKAVTIILRGGAKQFIEEVERSINDAIMIVLRCIGNSEIVPGAGSIEMQLSKHLRIYSRSICNKEQIVLYAFAKALESIPRYLSHNAGYDSTDILNKLRKKHSEETNDIWYGVDCLEGDIINAYSNCIFEVTKIKRNVIYSATEAACLILSIDETIRNPSSMDKQPRNPYA
- a CDS encoding zinc finger protein, putative, with product MNEKIVIQAPLFVVPNENKSNVLKYEKDNNFNNNRNDAANLANHIYTSLPYKANERDNDDINEEIPLNLNEKENMNCFLNKKSVNFALKNNEKNVIQSYRKGEINKSYNIMENMYDVHYTNKGSKNLNDYLKHVNVNNTAPCIGEFRTCMNCFLNISTLFCKTCNNFLCAICNIKLHKNSPNHIVNVCSSGLYENNYKYNDIILKEKDKWLVELENNTPIKIREKCKIHTTEYIKYACKTCHYTLLCTDCLLSDPIHANIKSEGKELEESLESLKSLDQSMGKNDNDSIEDKRKNILKIENNLIQEINNNYLEQSNSNDSKSSVNHYNMQTGHNIMSCKSSNNNESYKESGIVRINKCDDEKDEKNDELENSNKHEVERLKPGYKLVRENHEIYTLIDAKNEIKEELNNKLEMLSKKSLVLKNTIPSLKNIYKYGKITCKNNKRSIRAGFTITNSCLEKKKKAFHDHLKKLQDKSTNFLKKLDEERNKYQNYLEKKNNEIQNMVKLSNRNPGLSLDYYVDKLDSFKCLFFTKDNLIDIEKQLEIPHSQLKSENMFSLIEKNKLEILNSKNRINGISQKIQTEFQRLFNLNTEIPVYPAQFKDFLQKRMYNKQKIEPSNDESENLPISTPTRRQKYFKILPFTYLYMNMDITYQKNFMRKDTLHQKWELKTVSIRSVYLCIHTHSNNIQNEQASDIRQIKDKQKESLITSNREKEEMNESNMNSNLHGSNKTVNSMANDIESIICLSNVRVKEFTDPDITNITILEKRNNPYGIEITEYNDKNDLVGYWLLTNENKSEIKNLLEIIIDIKNKNKDSTPIPSFHPKINMNNAFFNYNQNNINTIYKHFASSIDEHSYLHFLKNSISFKSYENNEYIKKDDLDPIEGSNNGSIDIDNNINLPNLKFLQTSGNNFKNSDLFSQHTEGGSKKSGSGTRLKTQRDAESITKFEKINEYEINNIFSNEECQKYENSNGFIGEENTDVDSKLKNIYAQILENKENKGTILKNLPDNLDVWGNRSPDTSINITKKNIVNEEKHYLPLSIESNFLSNYLDATPCNNGTINSLAINTLLCDNIIGKKNVKVSSTNMLSNADLVKNYTTQNEEDVNRFLQKINNTSSDTSKEKIDLVSKKKDDSNRVNIHKDSSPEINEKENKNWNSPNNNNNINRNTLFSEVPKLFKVAHFDNSTAIGDTKPNNEQTNEMNTFCNNANCEEKNEDTKEVLLNETIPNEQAKNNKANINTFGIKNKGENTVKNDSNHDGTKYYLHEQDKKSINKPNNKTVYTDKKTKEDNLGIGENVKGDDDKIKVLVPNNTNINKLQNNTKIKDKPIIPSCIKNNINVVKNIKDGEKKTENLSKKFISSFDKIHKIPPLVKKKKNTIPDNSNKLHNNFKNVKNKMIDDETNNQVTETFINRVLSQIGNKKVGA